One region of Tumebacillus amylolyticus genomic DNA includes:
- a CDS encoding carbohydrate ABC transporter permease codes for MSTLVRKRATHNVLNVVTWLFVLANAFPILWMVWTSLHSNDEILSGVSGMATTHFQWRNYVQLWQTIHFSGYFLNSLIICGVTTILATTFAVMAGYALARYKFPGSGLFSMSVVSTQMIPGILFLIPIYLLFWQVDKSIGLPMINTYWGMILIYTAFYTPMSIWIMRSFFVSVPRDLEESALIDGCTRFQAFRRVILPLSAPGMIATAVYVFLTAWDELMFAWVMTTTSDVQTIPVGIRLYVGQYQNRFDLLMAAAAVSTLPVLVTFFLTQKYFIRGMTAGAVKG; via the coding sequence ATGAGCACTCTCGTTCGCAAGCGTGCCACGCACAATGTGTTGAACGTGGTCACATGGCTGTTCGTGCTCGCCAACGCGTTTCCGATTCTCTGGATGGTGTGGACGTCTTTGCATTCGAACGATGAGATTCTAAGCGGGGTAAGCGGCATGGCGACCACGCACTTCCAGTGGCGGAACTACGTTCAGCTTTGGCAGACGATTCATTTTTCAGGGTACTTTTTGAACTCGCTGATCATCTGCGGGGTGACGACGATTCTGGCCACGACCTTCGCCGTCATGGCGGGGTATGCGTTGGCTCGGTATAAGTTTCCAGGCTCGGGGCTGTTCTCGATGAGTGTGGTCTCGACGCAGATGATTCCCGGTATTTTGTTTCTGATTCCGATCTACTTGCTGTTCTGGCAAGTGGACAAATCGATCGGGTTGCCGATGATCAACACCTACTGGGGCATGATCTTGATCTACACCGCGTTTTACACGCCGATGAGCATCTGGATTATGCGGAGTTTCTTCGTATCGGTGCCGCGCGACTTGGAGGAGTCGGCGCTGATCGACGGGTGTACGCGTTTCCAAGCGTTTCGCCGTGTGATCTTGCCGCTCTCCGCGCCGGGCATGATCGCCACCGCCGTTTATGTGTTTCTCACGGCGTGGGATGAGTTGATGTTTGCGTGGGTGATGACGACCACGTCGGACGTGCAGACGATTCCGGTGGGCATCCGCTTGTATGTCGGGCAGTATCAAAACCGCTTCGATCTGCTGATGGCAGCCGCTGCGGTTTCGACTCTCCCGGTGTTGGTGACGTTTTTCCTGACACAGAAGTATTTCA